A genomic window from Cyprinus carpio isolate SPL01 chromosome A2, ASM1834038v1, whole genome shotgun sequence includes:
- the ankrd45 gene encoding ankyrin repeat domain-containing protein 45, whose protein sequence is MRSTEEKTVLLCALDDDVEGLKSLLESLLESANDTQQSENILWEKDEVGRNALFVACTLGRSGIVRELVRNGADVNELTARGYSPLHYSAMWGQLDTLKTLVELNADFQAISFRGEKAVDVARRYDKLDCAEYLAWAEAKQSLQALIEDMRNIIADPEKVQGKLNKEDKTVCINTCSAKSDWIHNTKNATIQDFIEQKKHLEDILAPVLIKLNTQSEAPTKTKKP, encoded by the exons ATGCGGTCAACTGAGGAGAAAACTGTACTTTTATGTGCTTTAGATGATGATGTAGAGGGACTTAAGAGTCTTTTGGAAAGCCTTTTGGAGAGCGCCAACGATACTCAGCAATCAGAGAATATTTTGTGGGAAAAAGATGAGGTTGGAAGAAATGCGCTGTTTGTTGCGTGTACACTCGGACGGAGCGGAATAGTGCGCGAGCTCGTGCGGAACGGCGCTGACGTCAATGAACTCACAGCGCGTG GCTACTCACCATTGCATTATTCTGCTATGTGGGGTCAGCTGGACACTTTGAAAACTTTGGTTGAGCTCAATGCTGATTTTCAAGCGATCAGTTTCCGGGGAGAGAAGGCTGTTGATGTGGCCCGGCGTTATGACAAACTGGACTGTGCAGAGTATCTAGCATGGGCTG AGGCCAAACAAAGTTTGCAAGCATTAATAGAAGATATGAGAAACATTATAGCTGATCCAGAGAAAGTTCAAGGGAAGCTCAATAAAGAGGACAAG ACCGTGTGTATAAACACCTGTTCGGCAAAATCTGACTGGATACACAACACCAAAAATGCAACAATTCAAGACTTCATTGAACAGAAGAAGCACCTCGAAGACATACTGGCACCTGTTCTGATCAAGCTTAACACACAAT CTGAAGCcccaacaaagacaaaaaagccTTAG